The Geothermobacter ehrlichii genome includes the window GTCATGGGTGGCGGCCCGACCGCGCTTGTCGCTGGTGCCGAATTTGCCGACATCGCGTGTCATATTCAATCCCCTTTCCTTTTGTTCGTTCGTTCCTCCTGGTTTCAGTATAGCACCCGGTATTGTCTTGTGTGGGGAGCCGGGAATTCCAGCAGGCTTGCAGGTCATCGGCCGGGAGAAAAGGGGCCAGTGAGCTTGATCCGCGCGGCAGGAAAATCACGATTAATAATTAAAATTCACCTGTTTTCATCTGGCGATGTATACGGTACGTTCATTAGATATATGGTATAGTGTATACATCATTTTGTAAAAATCCCCTTGACACCCGAAAGAAACGGACAGTATTAACACTGTTGTATTTTGAAGCAAGATCTCGGCACGCCGAATGATTGGAATTAAATAATCTTTCCAAAACGGCACGTTGACATCATTTTTTTTTCGAATCGTGTTTGTGACAGGGGTTCTGCAAGACGAAAGGAGGAAGAGTCCATGAAACCTGGTCTGACGCCGCATGAGGGGTCCATTCCGGAGGAAACCCTCCAGAAGTGGGAGAAGCGCGGGGTCTCCCGGCGTGATTTCATCAAGTTCTGCACCGCGACCACGGCCGCCATGGCCCTGCCCATGAGCTTCGTGCCGAAGGTTGCCCAAGCTATCGAGGACAAGCGGGTTCCGGTCATCTGGGCCGAGTTCCAGGGGTGCTCTGGAGACTCCGAGGCCTTTTTGCGCGCCAACCAGCCGACGGCGGGCGACATCATTCTCGATGTCATCTCCCTCGAATACTCCGAGGTGATCATGGCCGCGGCCGGTCATCAGGCCGAGGAGGCCAAGAAACAGGCCATGCAGAAGTACAAGGGCCAGTATGTGCTGGTCGTGGAAGGATCCATTCCCAAGGGGGATGGCGGGGCCTATTGCACTGTTAGCGGCCAGAGCGCCGTTGACAGCTGCACCGAACTGGTGAAGAACGCCGCCGCCACCATCTGTGTCGGGTCCTGTTCCAGTTTCGGCGGCGTTCCGGCGGCCGCGCCCAATCCGACTGGCGCGGTTTCGGTCACGGACCTGGTTCCCGGCGCGCCGGTGGTCAAGCTGCCCGGCTGCCCGGTCAATGCTGTAAACCTGACGGCGACCATCGTCCATTTCATCACCTTCGGCAAACTGCCCGCCACCGACAGCCTCGGGCGGCCCAAATTCGCCTATGGCAAGCGGATTCATGACAACTGCGAGCGGCGGGGGCACTTCGATGCCGGCCAGTATGCCGAGACGTTCGGCGACGAGGGCCATCGCAAGGGCTACTGCCTCTACAAGCTCGGCTGCAAGGGACCGGAAACTTTCCACAACTGTCCGACGGTTCGTTACAACGAAGGTG containing:
- a CDS encoding hydrogenase small subunit → MKPGLTPHEGSIPEETLQKWEKRGVSRRDFIKFCTATTAAMALPMSFVPKVAQAIEDKRVPVIWAEFQGCSGDSEAFLRANQPTAGDIILDVISLEYSEVIMAAAGHQAEEAKKQAMQKYKGQYVLVVEGSIPKGDGGAYCTVSGQSAVDSCTELVKNAAATICVGSCSSFGGVPAAAPNPTGAVSVTDLVPGAPVVKLPGCPVNAVNLTATIVHFITFGKLPATDSLGRPKFAYGKRIHDNCERRGHFDAGQYAETFGDEGHRKGYCLYKLGCKGPETFHNCPTVRYNEGVSWPVMSGHGCIGCSEPQFWDTMSPFYRRLPKVPGFGVEATADKIGIGLAAATAVAFGAHGVASCFRRGDNMEQDKVIEEE